The following are from one region of the Candidatus Cloacimonadota bacterium genome:
- a CDS encoding HPr family phosphocarrier protein → MRQIRIKVTNPLGLHARPSTLIVRAATKYISDFYIEKDNMRVNGKSIMGVMMLAAECGSVLNLIADGVDEEYLLEEIETLINSGFGED, encoded by the coding sequence ATGCGTCAGATAAGGATTAAAGTAACAAACCCTCTCGGCCTCCATGCCCGGCCCTCAACCCTGATTGTGCGCGCCGCCACCAAATACATCAGCGATTTTTACATTGAGAAAGACAACATGCGGGTGAACGGGAAAAGCATCATGGGTGTGATGATGCTGGCCGCGGAATGTGGCTCCGTGCTGAACCTGATCGCCGACGGAGTGGACGAGGAATACCTTTTGGAAGAGATCGAAACCCTCATCAACAGCGGCTTTGGAGAGGACTGA